The following are encoded in a window of Bacillota bacterium genomic DNA:
- a CDS encoding NAD(P)H-dependent oxidoreductase subunit E — translation MDKLEETARSAQDKLNAAAYRILVCKGTGCLANGAHEVYEALVKALPSAMPGSVELSDDGGHHHAGSVSQTGCHGLGQEGPLVTVRFNCPQRDEILYCRVKPEDVPKLVEQTIVKGGVVDRLLPVNPETGRPCGKSSEISFYNRQKRLALADCGHLNPESIDEYVANGGYKTFQHVTTHMSPRQVCDEVVASGLRGRGGAGSRQARSGWRC, via the coding sequence ATGGACAAGCTTGAGGAGACCGCTCGGAGTGCACAAGACAAGCTGAACGCTGCGGCATACCGGATTCTGGTCTGCAAAGGCACGGGATGCCTGGCCAACGGGGCGCATGAGGTATACGAAGCTTTGGTGAAGGCCTTGCCGAGCGCGATGCCGGGAAGTGTCGAGCTGTCGGATGACGGCGGGCATCACCATGCAGGATCAGTCAGCCAGACGGGCTGCCACGGCCTGGGCCAGGAGGGTCCACTGGTTACTGTCAGGTTCAATTGCCCCCAAAGGGACGAGATCCTGTATTGCCGGGTGAAACCTGAAGACGTCCCTAAGCTCGTTGAGCAGACGATAGTGAAAGGAGGTGTGGTGGATCGGCTGTTGCCGGTGAACCCAGAGACAGGCCGGCCTTGCGGGAAATCCAGCGAGATATCGTTCTACAACCGCCAGAAGCGCCTGGCCCTGGCAGATTGCGGTCATCTGAACCCCGAAAGCATCGACGAGTATGTTGCGAACGGAGGCTACAAGACATTCCAGCACGTGACTACGCACATGTCTCCTCGTCAAGTCTGCGACGAGGTCGTGGCTTCCGGGCTTCGTGGGCGTGGAGGCGCGGGTTCCCGACAGGCAAGAAGTGGTTGGCGGTGCTGA